The following is a genomic window from Thermodesulfovibrionales bacterium.
GTGCTGGGAATGCTACGACTGCGTGAAGATATGTCCGCAGCAGGCAATTGAGGTGAGGGGTTATCAGGACTTCAATCCCCTTGGAGCAAATGTTATCCCTATGAGGGGTACAGACTCTATAATGTGGACAATCAAGTTCAGAAACGGTGCTATTAAGAGATTCAAATTTCCAATAAGGCTCACTCCAGAAGGTTCAATTGATCCCTATACAGGACTTCCTGAACCAGATTATTCAAAAATAAAAGGCCCTGGCTTTTTCTGCTATGAGGCCAGGAAGGAATAAGGAGGTGTAGAGATGGAAAAAGAGACCTGTACTTTTTCGTACTGTGCAAAACCGCCAATAGTTGAGGTCGAGACAGACCTTCTAATAATAGGTGGTGGCATGTCTGCCTGTGGTGCAGCTTTTGAGGCATGCAGATGGGCAACACCTAAGGGCTTAAGAGTAGTTATGGTTGACAAGGCAGCAACTGACCGCAGTGGTGCTGTTGCAATGGGTCTTTCAGCTATTAACACTTATATTGGAGAGAATAAGGTAGAGGATTATGTAAAATATGTAAGAAATGACCTTATGGGAATAATCAGGGAAGACCTTGTCTTTGACCTCGGAAGGCATGTAGACAACTCTGTTCATCTTTTTGAGCAGTGGGGTCTTCCAATATGGAAGGTCGGAGATGATGGATTCTCCCTTGATGGTTTCCAGGCAAGGGATGCAGGTAAACCACTTCTTAAGGATGGTGGAAAGCCTGTAAGATCTGGTAAGTGGCAGATAATGATAAACGGTGAGTCCTATAAGGTAATAGTTGCTGAGGCAGCAAAGAAGGCTCTTGAGTATAACAGACAGGCAACAGGTATGGCTCAGAATCATTTTGAGAGGGTCTTTATAGTGAAACTTTACAAAGATGCAAAGGTTCCTAACAGGGTTGCGGCTGCAGCAGGATTCAGCGTCCGTGAGAACAAGATATATATATTCAAGGCTAAGGCAATATGCCTTGGTGCAGGTGGAGCAGTTAATGTCTTTAGACCGAGGTCAACAAGAGAGGGACAGGGTAGGGCATGGTATCCTGTATGGAATGCAGGTTCAGGATATGCCCTCGGAATGCAGGTCGGTGCAGAACTAACAATGATGGAAAACAGATTTGTTCCTGCAAGGTTCAAGGATGGTTATGGTCCTGTTGGTGCCTGGTTCCTCTTCTTTAAGGCAAAGGCAACAGACAGCCTTGGAAATGACTACTGTGCAAATCAGGAGTGGATTGCTGAGGCAAAGCAGAAATACGGTGCCTATGTTGATGCAATGGGTACTGCCATCAGAAACCACTTCATGATGAAGGCAATGAAGGCAGGAAATGGTCCAATAATAATGAGAACCCATGAGGCAATGGCTGCACTCAGCAAGATTATGATTGAAAAGCTTGGTGAAAAAGAAGGAATGAAGAAGGTAAAGCACCTTGAGGCTGAGGCATGGGAAGACTTCCTTGACATGTGTATAGGCCAGGCAGGCCTCTGGGCTTCAAGGAATATTGAGCCTGACAAGGTTCCTTCCGAGATAATGCCAACAGAGCCCTATCTCCTTGGCTCTCATGCAGGATGTGCTGGATTCTGGGTAAGTGGTCCTGGTGATATACCAGGTGCACCTGCAGAGTGGTTCTGGGGATATAACAGGATGTCAACAGTTGATGGACTCTTCATGATGGGAGATATTGTAGGAGCTTCAGGTCACAAGTTCTCCTCAGGCTCTCATGCAGAAGGAAGGATTGCTGCAAAAGCAGCAGTTGCCTATATACTTGACCATATGGATTATAAGCCAACAATAAAGGAGACACCTGATCAGATAGCAGCAGAGCTTTATCTGCCCTTTGAGGTCTATGAAAAGTACAAGACCTATACAACCGATCCATACACTAATCCACATTACATAAGACCACATATGCTCCAGGCAAGGCTCCAGAAGATAGCCGATGAGTACTTTGGCGGTGTAAGTACATGGTATATGACCTCAAAGACAATGCTTGAA
Proteins encoded in this region:
- a CDS encoding adenylyl-sulfate reductase subunit beta, translated to CWECYDCVKICPQQAIEVRGYQDFNPLGANVIPMRGTDSIMWTIKFRNGAIKRFKFPIRLTPEGSIDPYTGLPEPDYSKIKGPGFFCYEARKE
- the aprA gene encoding adenylyl-sulfate reductase subunit alpha — encoded protein: MEKETCTFSYCAKPPIVEVETDLLIIGGGMSACGAAFEACRWATPKGLRVVMVDKAATDRSGAVAMGLSAINTYIGENKVEDYVKYVRNDLMGIIREDLVFDLGRHVDNSVHLFEQWGLPIWKVGDDGFSLDGFQARDAGKPLLKDGGKPVRSGKWQIMINGESYKVIVAEAAKKALEYNRQATGMAQNHFERVFIVKLYKDAKVPNRVAAAAGFSVRENKIYIFKAKAICLGAGGAVNVFRPRSTREGQGRAWYPVWNAGSGYALGMQVGAELTMMENRFVPARFKDGYGPVGAWFLFFKAKATDSLGNDYCANQEWIAEAKQKYGAYVDAMGTAIRNHFMMKAMKAGNGPIIMRTHEAMAALSKIMIEKLGEKEGMKKVKHLEAEAWEDFLDMCIGQAGLWASRNIEPDKVPSEIMPTEPYLLGSHAGCAGFWVSGPGDIPGAPAEWFWGYNRMSTVDGLFMMGDIVGASGHKFSSGSHAEGRIAAKAAVAYILDHMDYKPTIKETPDQIAAELYLPFEVYEKYKTYTTDPYTNPHYIRPHMLQARLQKIADEYFGGVSTWYMTSKTMLEEGLAQLEMLKEDSNKMAAANLHELMRCWENYHRILSVEAHARHILFREESRYPGYYYRGDKDFIDDQNWKCFVNSKYDPETGKWELKKVPYVQIFK